From the Candidozyma auris chromosome 2, complete sequence genome, the window GTCAATGTCTCGAGAAACGCCTGTGGGGTTTCTGGATTTTTGCGCTTACAGAAGGAAACAGACATATATGGCTACGACTTTGACgtcttgaagttgaaggtCGAGCACCAGTCGAATTCGAGACTCTCGGTGCATATCGAGCCTCAAAACCTTACTGACGTGTACAAGCTCCCCTCGGAGTTGGTTCCGAAGCCCGAATCGTCAAATGTGTCCTGTTCTGGTCTGACTGATTTGCTTTTCAGACACTCGGGGGTCAATGAGCTGTTTTGGTTCGAGGTGGTGAGGAAGAGTAACGCCGAGGTCTTATTTTCCACCAAGGGCAACCCATTGGTGTTCTCCAACCAGTTTGTTCAGTTCAATTCGTCTCTTCCTAAAGGTCATGTCATCACTGGCTTGGGTGAGGCCATCAAAGGTTTCACAAACCCTCCTGGCACTGTCAGAACACTCTATGCTAATGACGTCGCTGACCCTGTCGACGGCAACATCTACGGTGTCCACCCATTCTACATTGATCAGAGATACGCCAACTTGAATCAGACAAACGTTCACACCACACCTCTCAACGAGACTCGCTTTCCTGGAGTGCTGTGGGGCAACCAGAGCAACAGTACCGTCTCACTGTCGAACTCGAGTTTCTACGAGGAATACTCTCCTTTGAACAAGTCCTACTCTCATGGTGTCTGGTGGAGAACATCGGCTCCTCAGGAGGTCatcattgaggaagaggctATCACCTGGAGAGCTCTCAATGGAGTTATTGAtctttacttcttctctggtCCCACTCCTAAGGATGTGATCAAGCAGTACGTCTCTGAAGTCGGAAAGCCTGCTCTTCAGCCCTACTGGGCCTTGGGCTACCACCATTCTCGTTGGGGCTACAGCACAATCGACGACTTGCAAAATGTCGTTGACACTTTTGCTGAAAAGGATCTTCAGCTCGAGACCATCTGGAGTGATATTGACTACATGGACTCGTTCAAAGATTTCACGAACGACCCTCACAGATATCCTCTTGACAAGTTCCTGGATTTCCTTGATCAGCTTCATGACGGTGACCAGCATTATGTTCCCATTGTCGATGCTGCTATCTACTATCCTAACCCTAACAACAAAACCGACGCCGACTACCCTGCCTTCAATGATGGCAATGAGACCGAtgtcttcttgaagaatccGGACGGATCCCTCTACATTGGAGCCGTTTGGCCCGGTTATACAGTGTTCCCCGACTTCTTGGCCAATAACACTTTTGAATGGTGGAAGAAAACATTCAAAGACTGGTACGAGCAGATCAAGTTCGATGGTATTTGGCTTGACATGAACGAGGtatcttctttctgtgTGGGCTCTTGTGGCTCAGGAAAAGTGGAGAAGAACCCAGTGCATGCTCCATTCCAGTATGGTGGTCTTCAGGAGCAGTTCCCAGAAGGTTTTGCCACAAGCAACGCTACTGAGTACAAGCAGTTCTTGCAGTTCATttcggcttcttcaagttcttccTCTAGTGACTCCTCGAACGACACTAAATCGTCTTCAGAAGAGTTCTTCAACTGGAAAGCTCCAGGTAAGGGCAACATCAACTACCCTCCTTATGTGATCAACCATGCACAAGGAGATCATGACTTGGCCACCCACGCTGTTTCGCCAAACGCTACTCATGCTGACGGCACCTTGGAGTACGATATCCACAACTTGTACGGGTATTTTCAGACCAACGCTACATTCCATGCTCTTCAGGATGTTGCCCCAGGTAAAAGACCCTTTATCATTTCCAGATCCACCTACTCTGGCTCTGGTGCGTACGCTGGCCATTGGGGCGGCGACAACTGGTCCAACTTTACCTACGCCTACTTCTCAATTCCACAAGCTCTCACGTTGGGTCTTGCTGGAATTCCTTTCTTCGGTGTTGATATCTGCGGTTTCAACGGCAACAGTGACTTGGAGTTGTGCTCGAGATGGATGCAATTGGGTGCCTTCTTCCCATTCTACCGTAACCACAATGTCTTGGGTGCCATTGACCAGGAGCCTTACGTGTGGGAGGATGTGTTGAGTCATTCGAAGGTCACCATGGATATCCGCTACGCTCTTCTTCCATACTTCTACACCTTGTTGCACGAGGCCTCCGAAACAGGTGTTCCACCTTTAAGAGCACTCTCGTGGGAGTTCCCTGACGACCCAGCTCTCTCTGATGCCGACAGGCAATTCTTTGTGGGCGAGGCTCTTTTGGTGACTCCCGTTTTGGAGCCCAACGTGTCCACTGTCAAGGGTGTATTCCCTGGCGCCAACGTTACCGATGTCTACTACGATTGGTATACCCACGAGAAGGCCAACTTCACCGACGGCAAAAACGAGACTTTGGACGCCCCTCTTGGGCATATCCCTCTTCACATCCGCGGCGGCCACATTATCCCAATGCAAGACCCCGGCTACACTGTTGCTGAGTCTAGAAACAACTCGTGGAACATCATTGTGCCGCTTGGAATCGAGGGCACTGCCAGTGGTCTGTTGTACTACGACGATGGAGACTCTTACCCTATTGTCAATTCCACCACCGTTGACTTTGTTGCTTCTGAGGGCTCTctctctgcttctgcttACGGTTACTACAGAATCGAGCAGCCTTTGTCGAGTGTTTACATTTTGGGCGTGGAAGACGAGCCTAACTCTGTGAAGTTCAACGGCCAGTCGGTAAGCTTTGAGTTCGCCAACAATACGATCGAGGTGACTGAGTTGGAGGATCTCACAGAGAAGGGCGCCTTCTACCGTGATTTCACGCTTACATGGAATTAAGCaaggtgaaaaaaaaaaaaagataaaaTATCAAATCAATTTGGCCTTTTGTTTTCTGATCGTCTCATAATTTTCGGTTGTACTTAGTAATACCCTTAGTTCCTTTAATGATTGTTCTGTAGATGTCCCGAATAGTAAGAAAGGGAGATCATATTCATGATCTATGGGATTATTCATCGAATGAAAATTCCGTTTCTCTGAATGGCAATTTATGTGTTTACATGAACCCAGAGTGCTACACTGGCgaatttcgcagccattcctgTCCTCAACTGATTACTTCGCATCATTtacaatttcttcatcaacaatgttTCGGCGCCCAGCTACAACGATCAAGTTGACGCCAGAGGACGTTCTAGAATATGACGATTCTGTGGCTGTGCCAAAGACTCAGTTGCTGGGAGGGCATATTGATCTGAACCAAGAACTTGAAACATCTCAGGCGAACCTCCCCATCAAGGAGCCCTCAGTACAGGGAAGAAACGAGAGAATGGGGGTTACGATTGGTCATTGACctggtgatgatgatgatttctGTCTATGCAAATTGGGTGAAGCTGGGCTTCAATAATATACAAGGTTAATTATGCTAATGTAAGGCTTGTAGAGTAGAGGCTCACTTCCTTTTTAACGATTCCCTGTTGAGCCAGCTATTTTTGCTTTCTAGGACTTTAGGGTCTGCTTTAGGAacagtcttcttcttctccccGAACGTTTGCACTTGGACGTTAACAGGCCCCTTCTTGACCGCCAGAGTTCGCTGCTGCTTGAGttgcttcaacttttccaacttggccttctttctcatctctGCAAGTTCACTCTCGAGCTCCTCCGATCTCAAGTGTTTACCCTGGGGAAGTtgtttctccttcttaCGT encodes:
- a CDS encoding glycoside hydrolase family 31 protein, with product MRFSLLVSAAGVGAAALNGFNSTGSQNSSFVNELLKANSTAASNTSNSFPEELTLGVSQLPNVLNESAVDANAEAKGYRLVNVSRNACGVSGFLRLQKETDIYGYDFDVLKLKVEHQSNSRLSVHIEPQNLTDVYKLPSELVPKPESSNVSCSGSTDLLFRHSGVNESFWFEVVRKSNAEVLFSTKGNPLVFSNQFVQFNSSLPKGHVITGLGEAIKGFTNPPGTVRTLYANDVADPVDGNIYGVHPFYIDQRYANLNQTNVHTTPLNETRFPGVSWGNQSNSTVSSSNSSFYEEYSPLNKSYSHGVWWRTSAPQEVIIEEEAITWRALNGVIDLYFFSGPTPKDVIKQYVSEVGKPALQPYWALGYHHSRWGYSTIDDLQNVVDTFAEKDLQLETIWSDIDYMDSFKDFTNDPHRYPLDKFSDFLDQLHDGDQHYVPIVDAAIYYPNPNNKTDADYPAFNDGNETDVFLKNPDGSLYIGAVWPGYTVFPDFLANNTFEWWKKTFKDWYEQIKFDGIWLDMNEVSSFCVGSCGSGKVEKNPVHAPFQYGGLQEQFPEGFATSNATEYKQFLQFISASSSSSSSDSSNDTKSSSEEFFNWKAPGKGNINYPPYVINHAQGDHDLATHAVSPNATHADGTLEYDIHNLYGYFQTNATFHALQDVAPGKRPFIISRSTYSGSGAYAGHWGGDNWSNFTYAYFSIPQALTLGLAGIPFFGVDICGFNGNSDLELCSRWMQLGAFFPFYRNHNVLGAIDQEPYVWEDVLSHSKVTMDIRYALLPYFYTLLHEASETGVPPLRALSWEFPDDPALSDADRQFFVGEALLVTPVLEPNVSTVKGVFPGANVTDVYYDWYTHEKANFTDGKNETLDAPLGHIPLHIRGGHIIPMQDPGYTVAESRNNSWNIIVPLGIEGTASGSLYYDDGDSYPIVNSTTVDFVASEGSLSASAYGYYRIEQPLSSVYILGVEDEPNSVKFNGQSVSFEFANNTIEVTELEDLTEKGAFYRDFTLTWN